The following proteins come from a genomic window of Paenibacillus wynnii:
- a CDS encoding thioredoxin family protein: MKPNVAAKFDQGLSPRQFVEGMTQNQQAFESWYERFVWEDDSDREYFESLNHRDDLRVLILAADWCGDVVRNVPAVFRILETAGIKTEVLILEDHPEVMDNFLTMGGRAVPIVIFADTGGYVLGHWGPRPEHVQSLMNGFKQENPDREASDYQSKIAEVRKAMGQAYGEGTESHAVIAQELRSLISGF, translated from the coding sequence ATGAAGCCCAATGTAGCGGCCAAATTTGATCAGGGCCTTTCCCCTCGTCAATTTGTAGAAGGGATGACTCAGAATCAACAAGCATTTGAGTCTTGGTATGAGAGATTTGTCTGGGAAGACGACAGTGACAGAGAGTATTTTGAGAGCCTGAATCACCGGGATGATCTGCGTGTGCTTATTCTTGCTGCCGATTGGTGCGGTGATGTGGTGCGTAATGTACCTGCAGTATTCCGGATTCTGGAGACTGCCGGTATAAAGACAGAGGTGCTCATATTGGAAGATCATCCGGAGGTCATGGATAATTTCCTGACCATGGGAGGCCGCGCGGTGCCAATTGTTATCTTTGCTGATACTGGCGGATACGTATTGGGTCACTGGGGTCCGCGTCCGGAGCATGTTCAGAGTCTTATGAATGGATTCAAGCAGGAAAATCCGGACCGTGAAGCATCTGATTATCAGAGCAAGATTGCTGAAGTACGTAAAGCCATGGGGCAAGCCTATGGGGAAGGAACGGA
- a CDS encoding DedA family protein yields MHLISDLISQLFEWIQSLGYFGIMIGLMIEVIPSEIVLAYGGYLVWAGQINFVGAVIFGTIGGVIAQVFVYWIGRYGGRPVLEKYGKYIFIKKKHIDHSEEWFEKYGTGVIFTARFIPVVRHAISVPAGISRMPLGKFVFLTTLAVIPWSCLFVYLGMTLGDKWKDIDEVAAQYTHEIILAALAMIIIYFLFKWYKSKKRGSEV; encoded by the coding sequence TTGCATCTTATTTCTGATCTGATTTCGCAATTGTTTGAATGGATTCAGAGCCTTGGTTATTTCGGGATTATGATTGGACTTATGATTGAAGTGATTCCGAGTGAGATTGTACTGGCATATGGAGGTTATTTAGTCTGGGCTGGGCAAATCAACTTTGTGGGCGCAGTTATATTCGGAACCATCGGTGGTGTGATTGCCCAAGTTTTTGTTTACTGGATCGGACGTTATGGTGGAAGACCTGTGCTGGAGAAATACGGTAAATATATTTTTATCAAAAAGAAGCACATCGATCATTCGGAAGAATGGTTCGAAAAGTATGGTACGGGCGTAATTTTCACGGCACGGTTTATCCCTGTGGTTCGCCATGCAATTTCCGTTCCGGCGGGTATTTCCCGTATGCCTCTAGGTAAATTTGTATTTTTAACTACACTCGCTGTTATCCCGTGGAGCTGTTTATTTGTGTACCTGGGTATGACACTTGGTGACAAATGGAAAGATATTGACGAGGTTGCTGCGCAGTATACCCATGAGATTATTCTTGCCGCGTTAGCTATGATTATCATTTACTTCCTGTTCAAGTGGTACAAATCCAAGAAGAGAGGTAGTGAAGTATGA
- a CDS encoding autorepressor SdpR family transcription factor: MNESFKALADPTRRQIIRLLREKDRTAGEIADYFNMTKPSISHHLNALKHAGLVQDERQGQFMLYSLNTTVLEEVLGWLLDLTGTGKSDQTEGMKDNKKKKKGTESLTSEEE, from the coding sequence ATGAATGAATCCTTTAAAGCTCTTGCCGACCCTACCCGCCGTCAGATCATCCGTTTGCTTCGGGAAAAGGATCGAACGGCTGGTGAAATTGCCGATTATTTTAACATGACGAAACCAAGCATCTCTCATCATCTAAATGCCCTAAAGCATGCAGGCCTCGTTCAGGATGAAAGGCAAGGTCAATTTATGCTCTATTCACTTAATACCACAGTTCTTGAAGAGGTACTTGGCTGGCTGCTGGATTTAACCGGTACGGGAAAGTCAGACCAGACAGAGGGAATGAAGGATAACAAAAAAAAGAAAAAGGGTACCGAATCCCTGACATCTGAGGAGGAATGA
- a CDS encoding SdpI family protein, giving the protein MKNFQWKWQDTVSVILGLITLVYALVNYDRLPQLLPAQFGITGEVNKYWDKGSVISLLGAFGVLLPVLLQFTRSIDPKRENYRKFENAHGMIRLAISLLLNTSLALSVSYGLDYHFPAGKILIAVLGLMFMVIGNYLPQVKHNYFLGIRTPWTLASPEVWRKTHRFSGILWAIAGVLFILAVFMPEVLATTFIITGLLLSIIVPLVYSWMASRQISA; this is encoded by the coding sequence ATGAAAAATTTTCAATGGAAATGGCAGGATACCGTTAGTGTGATCCTAGGCTTAATTACCTTGGTCTATGCGCTAGTCAACTATGACCGCTTGCCTCAGCTGCTTCCGGCCCAGTTTGGCATTACAGGAGAGGTAAATAAATATTGGGATAAGGGCTCTGTAATCTCACTATTAGGAGCTTTTGGGGTGTTGCTCCCCGTACTGCTGCAATTCACCCGCAGCATAGATCCGAAGAGAGAAAATTACCGAAAGTTCGAGAACGCCCATGGGATGATTCGGCTAGCTATTTCCTTACTGCTTAATACGTCACTCGCGTTATCCGTGTCCTACGGTTTAGATTATCACTTTCCAGCAGGGAAAATCCTTATAGCTGTACTAGGATTGATGTTCATGGTCATTGGAAATTATTTGCCACAGGTAAAACACAACTATTTTCTAGGGATACGTACTCCATGGACGCTGGCATCTCCCGAGGTGTGGCGCAAGACTCACCGCTTTTCCGGGATCCTTTGGGCCATAGCAGGTGTCTTGTTTATACTTGCTGTGTTTATGCCGGAAGTTTTGGCGACTACATTTATTATTACTGGACTGTTGCTAAGTATCATCGTACCTCTAGTTTATTCTTGGATGGCATCAAGGCAGATAAGCGCTTAA